Genomic segment of Iocasia fonsfrigidae:
AAAACCATCTGCTATTGCATAATAATCAAAATCCGGGAGATTAAATATTCTATCAGAAACCTTCTTTACAATTATCTTGAGTTCGGTCTGTTTTTTCTTGTTTGAAAATAGAGCTAAAAATCCTATTGCTATTGATAAAATTAAATCTAAATTTCTTATTCTTTTTAAAGATCTTACTCTAAAATTTTCAAAGTCAAACTTCTGTTTTTTGAATCTAAAATATTCTTCTATTCTCCATCTTTTAATATATGCTTTTAAAATGATAAGAGTAAGTTTTTTAGCCTTTGGCCTTAAATTTGTAATTAACATCATTGGATTATTTCCAAGGCCTCTAACGATTACAAGAGTTAACTTTTTATCTTTTAAAGCTGGTAATTTAATTGGAGCATAACTAAATTTTAATTTTCTTTTTTTGTTATCCTGGTTGGTATAGCAATAGACATATTTACCTTTGTATAGATCAGCTATTTTCTTAATATTTATGCTTCTGCCTTTATAAATAAGATTGCGGTTACTTTTAGCCCTAATTACAAAATCTTTATTGCTATCAGTAAAATATTTATAATAAAGATTGGCATCATAGCCTCTATCAAGGGCATAAATACCTTTTTTTCCAAAATGCTTTTCAATAAAATTAAGACCTTTTAATGCTTCAATATTTCTACTTTTAAAACCAGATTCTAAACTTGAGTAGATATGAGAGTATACTTCTATAGGCAGTTCTTTATTATCAGTTAGAGCAGCTATTTCAAAAGTATCATAACCTTTTTCAGTTTCACCTTTGCTACCATCTCTAACTCTATCAAGAGCCTCCAGTTCTTTACTGTAGGGTTTTACTATATCTGATTTGTCACAGCAGAAAACAGTATTATCATCAATATGTGGTTTAATCTTATTTAGATAATCAGTAATTAGTTCTTCTTGTTGATTAAAATTTTCAAGGTTTCTGGATAAACGTTCAACAGTTTTTTTGAAAAGGATATCTTCTTTAAGAGAACGAGCAATATTACTTAAAAGTACTGATTGACCTTTTAGTAAACCATAAATCATTTGAGTAATAAATTTAGTTTTAGGTTTTGATAGGTTTTTAGAAATACTTTTAGAAAAATTGCTTACTTTTCGTTTCAATTGGTAAATAAATTTGGTATAATTACTCATAGGTGGAACAACTCCTTTTGGTTTTTGTGTCCAAACAAATTATACCAAATTCAGGAGCTTGTTTCACCTTTTTTGCGTAATCTGTGGATAACTATTTTTAAACCATTCTCAACATGAATTATCCACAATTTTGCCTGTTGATAACTTTTTCTTTATATACACTCAAAAAATGGGGAAACTCCTGTAACATAATTAATTTTTTTACAAATTTTATTTATTCTGTCAAAAGTATATAGTCATGGACATTCTCATATACTTCCCTGGGGATCTCAATATATAGATTGAAATCATCAGTCTTAATCGGTAATAAGGTTTTTAACTTTCCTTTTTCTTCTATTTTAATCGCTCTGATAGACTGATTTTTAAATGATTCGCGAAACAATTTACTCTTTTCACTGATAATAAAACTTGTAGTAATAACTTTATTATATATAAGGGAATATAAGGCAACAAAAAAAGCCTTACTAATATCAGCATTTATTTCCTTAAGTAATGGTATAAATTCAATATGAAAATCACGTTGATTAATTGCCTTCCTTATTTCTGTAGATTTCCCTTTAATATTGACAAAAGATTTTTTAAGCTGTTTCATTATCTCTTTATCATAGGTATTTACAAAACTCAATCTACCTTTCCCATAGGAGTAAGATTTTATTTTAACCTTTAAGATGGCCAGTTCATTATTATTTATTATCTGCCCTATGTAGATAACTCCTGGTTCTGGCAGTTTTTGTTTTAATTGATAATTATATTTATCCTCTGGGAGTGAAGGTATTACTTTTTCACTACCACCTACAGCAGCACATTCAAACAACTGCTCAGAATATTCAAAGGGATAAAATTTTACTAGATAGTCTTTGATTCTCTTTCTACCTTCTAAAGCCAATTCTAAGTAATTTTTAAGCCTTGCTTTACTAACATTACCATCTGGATGTAATAATTTTATATACCCTGCTACCGTTTTTTTAACAGATCTACTATCTCTGGTATCCAAATTTTTATCAAGTTGAAAATAATCCTCAACAATTTCTGTATAATCCTCATCCCTTAGTCTATTAAACGCAGCAAATAAATAATTATCTAGTAAACCATTTTTTCCGGTCAGGCAATCAGTTAATAGTTTATTGATTTCCCACCCCGGTAGATAAAAATTCAAACGATCAATCAAAGCCATATCCCGTAATAATTCCGGTAAGGGAGTAAAAACATTTTTATTCAATAAAAGTTTTATATCTTCATTTATATTTCCCAGCAAGACAATAGAACTATCAGCATATATATCATGACTTCCTCTACTAAATGAACCTGATTCCATATAATCTTTCATAATCTGCACAGCAGTACTATCTTTAAAATTAACATGGGCTACTTCATCAAAGGCAATGACATTTTTTCTACCAACTAAGCCAATCTGTCTAGTACCCAGATTATAAAACATATTGGCAATAGTAGTTTTACCCCCAGAAACAAGAATAGAATCGTCTGTCATTTGTCGGTAAAGATATGATTTCCCTGTTCCCCTATAACCAAGTTCAATCAAATTATAATTTTTTTCCACAAAAGGAATCAAACGTGCCAACAAAAGATAAGATTGTCTTTGAGTTAACTGGTCTATTTCAAGTCCAATACTCCGAAATAACAAATCAAGCCAGTGTTCAGTATCCAGGCTGGCAACCCGTTTAACATAGTCTTTAAAATCAAATGAATTACCCTGCAGTAAAATTAATTCCTCTAAAGCAAATTCAATATCAGGACTAGCTACATCATTGAGATATTTTATTTTAATTTCACACCACTGTTCTTTTTCTAATAAACAGGGGTTTTCCCTTATTAATTCTTTCTCAACTAACACCCTGTTAATACCTAAATTTAAACAATCAGCTAAATATTTTTTATTACTTTGAAAATACTTTACCTTTAATTTATCTATGATGCTGCAGGTTCCCTCACCCCTGATCTTTGACAGTAAACTTGCACTTTTCTTAGGGTCTACTAATTTACCACTAATCATTTCGCTAAACAAGTCAGGGTCTGTCGGAGGTTTTTCAGAGCGATGGATAATATTCTCGATAACATAATGAGGAATATTATGATTATTTCTCAGTTTATTAATATATTCCTTTTTGATTAATTTATCAGAGAATACTTCATCCCCTTTTTTTTCAACTGTAGGCATATATTATCACCATCTGTCAACATTATATAGATCAAAAATTATCTAACTAGGACTATTATATCAGATTTTATTATATTTTTTCAATAATTTATTTCATAATTATCCATTTCTCGACACATATCTATATCACTTATATTTTTCAACAACTATCTTAATTTTTAATGGGTACAGATATGTGCCTATTTTATTATTCACTTTCAATTCCTTATTTTTTCTCTACTATTTCCTGTTTGATCCTTTTTTGAAACTCATTTATTCCCATAACACCTATATCACCTTCGCGCCGTTCCCGGACAGAAACCGTCTTATCCTCCTCTTCATTACTCCCAACAATTAACATATAGGGAATTTGTTGTACTTGAGCTTGACGAATCTTATAGCCAAGTTTTTCATTACTATCATCGATCTCTACCCTGATTTTTTCTTCTTCCAGGTTTTTTTTCAATGTTTTAGCATAGCTTAGCTGATCATCAGAGACAGGGATAATGGCAACCTGTACAGGAGACAACCAGACTGGAAAGGCGCCTGCATAATGCTCAATCAGAATACCCATAAACCTCTCCAGACTACCATAAATTACCCGGTGAAGCATTACTGGACGGTGGTCATCACCATCTCTACCGACATATGTCAAATCAAACCGTTCCGGCATCTGAAAGTCAAGTTGGATTGTACCACACTGCCAGGTTCTTCCTAGTGAGTCCTCTAGATGAAAATCAATCTTTGGACCGTAAAATGCCCCATCACCTTCATTTATCTCATAATCAAGATTGTTCTCTTCAATGGTGTTTTTTAAGGCCTCTGTAGCCCTATCCCATAACTCATCAGAACCCATGGCTTTTTCAGGTTTAGTACTCAGTTCAATACAATAATCAAAACCAAAAGCACTGTAAATAGTATTAACCAGCTTTATAACACCAGTTATCTCATCTTCTATTTGTGAAGGCAGACAGTATATATGGGCATCATCCTGGGTAAAATTACGCACCCGCATTAACCCATGTAAGGTGCCAGACAACTCATGGCGGTGAACCAGGCCTAATTCAGCCATTCTAATAGGAAGGTCACGATAACTATGCATTTTATCTTTATAAACTAGAATACCACCTGGGCAGTTCATCGGTTTAATGGCATGGGCCTCCTGGTCTATCTCTGTATAATACATATTATCTTTATAGTGATCCCAGTGGCCAGATCTTCTCCAGAGTGATTGATTCAAAATAATCGGTGTCTTAATCTCCTGATAACCAGCTTTACGGTGCTCATCCCTCCAAAAATTAGTCAGCTGATTCCTTAAAACCATGCCTTTGGGATGGAAGAATGGGAAACCCTTTCCTTCATCATGCATACTAAATAAATCAAGTTCCCGGCCTAATTTCCGGTGATCTCTTTTTTAGCCTCTTCCAGACGTTCTAGGTATTCTTCAAGTTCTGACTTTTTGCGGAAGGATGTACCATAAATCCTCTGTAACATCTTATTATTTTCATCACCGCGCCAGTAAGCACCTGCAATGTTTAACAGTTTATAGGCCTTTACCTTCCCGGTAGAAAAAAGGTGTGGTCCACGGCAGAGATCAGTAAACTCCCCCTGATGATAAAGACTTACATATTCATCATCAAAACTATTGATTAATTCCACCTTATAGTTTTCACCTTTTTCTTTCATTAATTTGACAGCATCTTCTTTTTTGATTAGCTCCCTTTCAATTGGTAAGTCTTCCTTAATTATTTTTTTCATCTCAGTCTCGATCTCTTTAAGGTCTTCAGGTGAAAACCTCTCCTTCTGGTCAAAATCATAATAAAAACCATCTTCAATAGTTGGCCCAATCGCCAGTTTTACATCACCATAAATACGTTTAACTGCCTGGGCCATAATATGGGCAGTAGTATGCCTCATTATATCCAGACCTTTTTCTGAATCAGCTGTCACAATAGACAGTTGAACATCATCTTCAATACTTGTCCTCAAATCTACCAGTTCACCATCAATCTCCCCAGCTACTGCGGCCCTTCCCAGACCAGTACCAATGCTAAAAGCCACCTCACTAACAGTTACACCAGCTTCAAAACCCAGCTGTGATCCATCTGGTAAAGTAATACTAATCTCTGACATATATATCCCCTCCATTTTATAATCCTTAATTAAATATGCAAAAAGGCCTTATCCTCCTCTATTCTAGAGACGGATAAGGCCGCGGTTCCACCCTAATTAATCTTAAACAAGCATTTGTTTGCTGTTTAAAATTCACTTAACTAGATAACGGTATATGAACCGGATAGAAATACTTCAAGTTCATTCTATCAACTCCAGGGTGGTCTTCAGATATAAACATCCTGAGTGCTTTCAGCCAGGGCAACTCTCTCTGTATGGAGCCTTATACCTTACTCTCCCCTTCGCAGTCTTTAGTTAATTTTTTATAATTATAATACCTCCAAGCGGGATTGTCAAGTTCCCTGCCCTTAAATTTAATTCTTTTTACACATCTGACAGCCAGTACATACTTCTACTCTATCACCAAATATTTTTTTGACTGTCTCCTCAGTTTCACTATCATCAAAATGAAGTATGATCTTAACAGGTGCCACATTAATAAGGGCACTAATCAGTAAATCTTCATGTTCTACGTCTTCATCAAACATTTCGGATAAATACCCTTCCAGATACTCATTATTAATCTTATTACCCAGTTTATCATAGATTTGAAAAGATTTATCCTCTTTCTGTAATACATGAACCATAGATATTCTGGGTTCCTGAAGATCCACAAAATACTTTAGTAATTCAATAAATTCATTATATTCTTTTTCGATAATGTAGTCATCTACCGCTTCCTCCACAGCACAATTCAAATCACTAATATAATCCTTTAATCTAAATCTTACAAAACCTTCTATATTAATATCCTGATTCTTATTAAAGTATTTTTGAATTTCTTTCATAACCTCCTGTTTCCTGACCAGTTTATTAAACATTTCATCAGGACGCAGTTTATTCTTTCTCATACCCTCTTCATTTAAACGATTTAAGGTTAATTCCTGGATCTTATCCCGCTCATCACCAGAAAACTGCTGATATTTATGTCTAATTATCCGAGTAATAAATTTTATTTCCAGACTGTCAATTACTATATCAGCTATAATACCTGCAATATATTCCAGGGCATTTATTTTTTTGTTTTGCTCAAAATCTATTTTAAAAAGGGTATATCCTTTACTCTCTTCTTCAGCAAAAATTAGGCTTTGACCTAATTTCTGCTGCAATTTATCCTTTATCTCATTTGAGAAATCCAATGTTGAGATAGTTATCCCCATTATTATCACTCCTTATATCTATATTATTATATGAACCAGCTGAAATTTGTATACAACTATTAGCCGCAAAATAAAAACCGTACATCTATAGAATGTACGGAATTGTAATTACTATTAAATTTTAAATATGGTGTGGGTAAACGGACTTGAACCGCTGACCTCCACGATGTCAACGTGGCGCTCTAGCCAACTGAGCTATACCCACAACTATAAAGTGGTGCCGGGGGTCGGGCTCGAACCGACACGGGTAAAAATACCCACCGGATTTTAAGTCCGATGCGTCTGCCAATTCCGCCACCCCGGCAAAACAATAAAGTATCATTTAACTTAATGACAATTAGTATTATAGCATTATCCAATATTGCTGTCAAGAAAATCAAGTAAAAATTTTAATATATATTTAACATAATATTAATGAGTGTAATTGATATAATCACCCCATTTATCGACAAAAGCTGTTACACTTAGGAAAGAAGAGAGAAGAGTTATAATAACACTGGAGACAAGAATCTAAGGTCAGCACCTCACTTACAATGAGTCAGTGCTGACCTATTTAGTAATTAAAACTGTACTATTGATTTTTAATTAATCAACAACATCTAATTCAATAATCCTTAAATCAAGATTACCTTTTTTATATTCCTGGTCAATTTTTTCTACCATCTTTTCAATAGTGTTAGCTTTTATAAAAGGAACATCTTCACTCCCCTGAGACATCTGTTCTACAATATTATTGATTCCCGCTACTAGCCCGGAGATATAATAGACTTTTTGCTCATAATTCATCTTCTGCCAGTCATGGCCATTCCATAAGTCTGTCCTATCCTTTCCCGGCAAATTCACCTTTGCAATTACAATCGAAGAAATCAACAATACTATCAAAAGACTAAAAATAATTTTCTTCAAGTATAACCCTCTCCTTTTTAGACACTTTTTAGTATATTTCTAGATATAATATTATTTTCCTGCATTAAATCCAATAGAATTCTGTCTAAAATCAGCAAAACATCGTAAATTTACGTTAAATTATTTATATGATATAATTACTAATAAATAATTTACTTAAACAATCAACTGTTATTTATATCTAAACAACTACTATTATAGTACTGCTTCCCGGAGATAAACAAAGTGTTAATTATAAATGTGAAAACCTGATAAAGAGACAGAAAACATTAAAAAGGGGAATGATATTATTGTTGGTCAGAAGACAATTCAACTTGGTATTAGCTCTGGTCATTATTCTTGGTCTAATTACTATTTTTCCCATTAAAGCTGTTGGGGAAAGAGAAAAAAATATTTTTCTTAATAACCAGCAGTTCAAACAGGGAGAACTGATAATAATAAGGACTGAAAATCAGCATATCTACAGGATTAATTTTAATCAAAAGGAATATCATCTTTACAAAGATAATAATACAACTGGTTTCTTGGCTCTCATCCCCATTTCCTACTGGCTTAAACCAGGAGAATATAAACTTGAAATAAATGGACAAAATTTCAATATGCTTAAGGATATTAAAGTCCTACCAGGAAATTTTAGAAAAAGCTATCTAGATGTTGATAGTGAAAAAGAAGAAATAGTCAGACCCCAGAGCAAAGAAACAATTGAAAGAAAGAAAAGAGACAATCAGCTAATAAATAAAGCCCGTAAAAATTCCTCTAGCACACGACTATGGCAAGGTAAATTTATCTGGCCAGTAGATGGTACTATCTCTACCCCTTTTGGAGCAACAAGATATATCAATAACAGATTACAAAACCGTCATTCCGGTTTAGATATTGCTGCCTCCAAAGAGACTGCTGTTAAAGCTGCTGCCAGTGGAATTGTAGAACTGGCAGCAGAATTGCTGGTAACTGGTAATACCATAATTATTGACCATGGTTGGAATATCTCCAGTTCCTACTGCCACCTGGACGACATCAAAGTAAGTGTTGGACAAAAAATAGAAAAGGGAGATATTATCGGCAGTGTAGGGTCAAGCGGTTTTTCAACTGGACCCCATCTTCACTGGACAGTAAAAGTTAATGGGGTCTTTGCTAACCCCGAATGGTTTATAAATTCTTTATTTTAATTTAGAGAGAACTATATTTTACTTGTCTTGATAGAGAAACAAATCCGAACCAGCTACAAGTGCAGGTATATTGATAATAACCTGTGTCTGGTCTAATGATAAATTAA
This window contains:
- the brxL gene encoding BREX system Lon protease-like protein BrxL, which translates into the protein MPTVEKKGDEVFSDKLIKKEYINKLRNNHNIPHYVIENIIHRSEKPPTDPDLFSEMISGKLVDPKKSASLLSKIRGEGTCSIIDKLKVKYFQSNKKYLADCLNLGINRVLVEKELIRENPCLLEKEQWCEIKIKYLNDVASPDIEFALEELILLQGNSFDFKDYVKRVASLDTEHWLDLLFRSIGLEIDQLTQRQSYLLLARLIPFVEKNYNLIELGYRGTGKSYLYRQMTDDSILVSGGKTTIANMFYNLGTRQIGLVGRKNVIAFDEVAHVNFKDSTAVQIMKDYMESGSFSRGSHDIYADSSIVLLGNINEDIKLLLNKNVFTPLPELLRDMALIDRLNFYLPGWEINKLLTDCLTGKNGLLDNYLFAAFNRLRDEDYTEIVEDYFQLDKNLDTRDSRSVKKTVAGYIKLLHPDGNVSKARLKNYLELALEGRKRIKDYLVKFYPFEYSEQLFECAAVGGSEKVIPSLPEDKYNYQLKQKLPEPGVIYIGQIINNNELAILKVKIKSYSYGKGRLSFVNTYDKEIMKQLKKSFVNIKGKSTEIRKAINQRDFHIEFIPLLKEINADISKAFFVALYSLIYNKVITTSFIISEKSKLFRESFKNQSIRAIKIEEKGKLKTLLPIKTDDFNLYIEIPREVYENVHDYILLTE
- a CDS encoding transposase; translation: MSNYTKFIYQLKRKVSNFSKSISKNLSKPKTKFITQMIYGLLKGQSVLLSNIARSLKEDILFKKTVERLSRNLENFNQQEELITDYLNKIKPHIDDNTVFCCDKSDIVKPYSKELEALDRVRDGSKGETEKGYDTFEIAALTDNKELPIEVYSHIYSSLESGFKSRNIEALKGLNFIEKHFGKKGIYALDRGYDANLYYKYFTDSNKDFVIRAKSNRNLIYKGRSINIKKIADLYKGKYVYCYTNQDNKKRKLKFSYAPIKLPALKDKKLTLVIVRGLGNNPMMLITNLRPKAKKLTLIILKAYIKRWRIEEYFRFKKQKFDFENFRVRSLKRIRNLDLILSIAIGFLALFSNKKKQTELKIIVKKVSDRIFNLPDFDYYAIADGFKAILEKSYTGINSFLKSYYQKQRSQNNLQLSLPL
- the ytxC gene encoding putative sporulation protein YtxC, whose translation is MGITISTLDFSNEIKDKLQQKLGQSLIFAEEESKGYTLFKIDFEQNKKINALEYIAGIIADIVIDSLEIKFITRIIRHKYQQFSGDERDKIQELTLNRLNEEGMRKNKLRPDEMFNKLVRKQEVMKEIQKYFNKNQDINIEGFVRFRLKDYISDLNCAVEEAVDDYIIEKEYNEFIELLKYFVDLQEPRISMVHVLQKEDKSFQIYDKLGNKINNEYLEGYLSEMFDEDVEHEDLLISALINVAPVKIILHFDDSETEETVKKIFGDRVEVCTGCQMCKKN
- a CDS encoding M23 family metallopeptidase gives rise to the protein MLVRRQFNLVLALVIILGLITIFPIKAVGEREKNIFLNNQQFKQGELIIIRTENQHIYRINFNQKEYHLYKDNNTTGFLALIPISYWLKPGEYKLEINGQNFNMLKDIKVLPGNFRKSYLDVDSEKEEIVRPQSKETIERKKRDNQLINKARKNSSSTRLWQGKFIWPVDGTISTPFGATRYINNRLQNRHSGLDIAASKETAVKAAASGIVELAAELLVTGNTIIIDHGWNISSSYCHLDDIKVSVGQKIEKGDIIGSVGSSGFSTGPHLHWTVKVNGVFANPEWFINSLF